Proteins found in one Triticum urartu cultivar G1812 chromosome 4, Tu2.1, whole genome shotgun sequence genomic segment:
- the LOC125550139 gene encoding ATG8-interacting protein 2-like — protein sequence MADSGGGSDWEVVSLTASTYAAAPGPISPIHNAADKRESPLLLVPNPPAPPAHFFMSQHFNLPAKEPLFGTHLENNKGGQELESGPAVPDGLNMPICPENYRDSEREDGLVLASPAGNGLGLQVEGGGGGEELQRTTTPCSLPDVAAGSDAAAVGSATLPAPAPAPAATVPVAAPSGGLKSCNAGQAQAWWEKTYSFPRQDGNGNENGTQPLLAFRFVFVAGKLQLQEDHPHLSPVPEFVGQTQKIGCAATEPLGQAKVSMLGGGGPVSQQG from the exons atggcggacagcggcggcggcagcgactGGGAGGTGGTGTCGCTCACGGCCTCCACCTACGCCGCCGCCCCGGGACCAATCTCGCCCATCCACAACGCCGCTGACAAAAGAGAGTCGCCTCTTCTTCTTGTCCCAAATCCTCCTGCCCCCCCTGCACATTTCTTCATGTCCCAGCACTTCAATCTGCCAGCAAAAGAACCACTTTTTGGTACCCATCTTGAGAATAATAAGGGAGGCCAAGAGTTAGAATCCGGCCCTGCCGTGCCGGACGGTCTCAACATGCCCATCTGCCCAGAAAACTACCGCGACAGCGAGAGGGAGGATGGGCTGGTTCTTGCTAGTCCGGCCGGCAATGGCCTTGGCCTCCaggtggaaggaggaggaggaggagaggaactGCAACGAACCACCACGCCCTGCTCTCTTCCTGACGTTGCTGCAGGTTCAGATGCTGCTGCTGTGGGTTCTGCTACCCTGcctgctcctgctcctgctcctgcCGCCACGGTGCCGGTGGCTGCTCCTTCCGGCGGACTCAAAAGTTGCAATGCTGGTCAGGCTCAGGCGTGGTGGGAGAAGACCTACTCCTTCCCGCGTCAAGATGGGAATGGGAATGAGAATGGCACACAGCCCCTCCTCGCCTTCCGCTTCGTCTTCGTCGCCGGCAAACTGCAGCTTCAGGAAGACCACCCCCACCTCAGCCCTGTCCCTGAATTCGTCGGCCAAACCCAG AAGATAGGCTGCGCGGCGACTGAGCCACTTGGTCAGGCGAAGGTCAGCATGCTTGGTGGAGGAGGCCCTGTTTCTCAGCAGGGGTAA
- the LOC125550140 gene encoding protein SRC2 homolog, translated as MGSRYEVEITVGSARDLKNVNWRNGDLKPYAVLWIDAGARCSTRVDLDNGDNPAWDEKVVVPLPPASRLEDAVLYIDVVHANAAEGVKPLVGSARLPLRDVGGKASRNLRLKRPSGRPQGKLDVRVAVKEPARYYDNNPGGYPAPAGYGSSRDAYGGGYGAGAGAYGAAAGAGGYGAYAAAAPPSGYPGYGSAAPPPQAATPYGSAPPPYGAAPPTQGAGAYGSSVQPAYGAAAQQTQGAGGYGSSASAYGAGQGAGYGGTTGVGLDQSGGKTKKKGMGMAGGLAVGAAAGVLGGLALAGGASYVENKIEDRVTERVEEDMYGGGGGGGYDDYGGDDDY; from the coding sequence ATGGGCTCGCGGTACGAGGTGGAGATCACCGTCGGCTCCGCGCGGGACCTCAAGAACGTCAACTGGCGCAACGGCGACCTCAAGCCCTACGCCGTGCTCTGGATCGACGCCGGCGCGCGCTGCTCCACCCGCGTCGACCTCGACAACGGCGACAACCCCGCCTGGGACGAGAAGGTCGTCGTCCCGCTCCCGCCCGCCAGCCGCCTGGAGGACGCGGTCCTCTACATCGACGTCGTCCACGCCAACGCCGCCGAGGGGGTCAAGCCGCTCGTCGGCTCGGCACGGCTGCCTCTCCGCGACGTCGGTGGCAAGGCGTCCAGGAACCTGAGGCTGAAGCGGCCCTCCGGAAGGCCCCAGGGGAAGCTTGACGTCCGCGTCGCCGTCAAGGAGCCGGCCAGGTACTACGACAACAACCCTGGTGGCTACCCGGCGCCCGCGGGGTACGGCTCCTCCCGTGATGCCTACGGTGGTGGGTACGGCGCTGGCGCTGGCGCGTACGGCGCCGCGGCGGGGGCCGGAGGCTACGGCGCGTACGCGGCAGCCGCGCCTCCGTCGGGGTACCCGGGCTACGgctccgccgcgccgcctccgCAGGCAGCAACACCGTACGGCTCCGCTCCACCGCCCTACGGCGCCGCGCCGCCGACCCAGGGAGCAGGCGCGTACGGCTCCTCTGTTCAGCCGGCATACGGCGCCGCCGCGCAGCAGACTCAGGGAGCGGGCGGGTACGGCTCCTCTGCTTCTGCTTACGGCGCGGGTCAGGGGGCAGGGTACGGTGGCACGACGGGGGTGGGCCTGGACCAGAGCGGCgggaagacgaagaagaagggGATGGGGATGGCGGGCGGGCTGGCGgtgggcgcggcggcgggcgtgCTGGGCGGGCTGGCGCTGGCGGGCGGGGCGAGCTACGTGGAGAACAAGATCGAGGACCGCGTGACGGAGCGCGTGGAGGAGGACATgtacggcggcggcggcggcggtgggtaCGACGACTACGGCGGCGACGACGACTACTAG
- the LOC125553331 gene encoding AT-hook motif nuclear-localized protein 20-like → MANRWWDEGRLTEAPPASGLASNHNQQQQLEDAMAAPKVDGESSHSGGGSGQEQDDEPKEGAVVVPANRRPRGRPPGSKNKPKPPIFVTRDSPNALRSHVMEVAGGADVAESIAHFSRRRQRGVCVLSGAGTVADVALRQPSAPGAVVALRGRFEILSLTGTFLPGPSPPGSTGLTVYLAGGQGQVVGGSVVGALTAAGPVMVIASTFANATYERLPLDDAEEDHHQLEAARRHGAPGAGAPLPPMMAGDPSAAGMPMYGVPPNLMPGGGGHAAPEWAAHARPPY, encoded by the coding sequence ATGGCCAACAGGTGGTGGGACGAAGGCCGGCTGACGGAGGCGCCGCCTGCATCAGGCCTCGCCAGCAACCAcaaccagcagcagcagctggaGGACGCCATGGCGGCGCCCAAGGTGGACGGGGAGAGCAGCCACAGCGGCGGAGGGAGCGGGCAGGAGCAGGACGACGAGCCCAAGGAGGGCGCGGTGGTGGTGCCGGCCAACCGGCGCCCGCGCGGCCGCCCCCCGGGCTCCAAGAACAAGCCCAAGCCGCCCATCTTCGTCACGCGCGACAGCCCCAACGCGCTGCGCAGCCACGTCATGGAGGTGGCCGGCGGCGCCGACGTCGCCGAGTCCATCGCCCACTTCTCCCGCCGCAGGCAGCGCGGCGTCTGCGTGCTCAGCGGCGCCGGCACCGTCGCCGACGTCGCCCTGCGCCAGCCCTCCGCTCCTGGCGCCGTCGTCGCTCTCCGCGGAAGATTCGAGATACTCTCCCTCACCGGCACCTTCCTCCCCGGGCCCTCACCGCCGGGCTCCACGGGCCTCACCGTCTACCTCGCAGGCGGCCAGGGCCAGGTGGTCGGGGGCAGCGTCGTGGGCGCGCTCACCGCGGCTGGGCCCGTCATGGTGATCGCGTCCACCTTCGCCAACGCCACCTACGAGCGGCTGCCGCTGGACGACGCCGAGGAGGATCACCACCAGCTGGAGGCCGCCCGCAGGCACGGCGCCCCCGGCGCAGGTGCTCCTCTTCCTCCTATGATGGCCGGCGACCCCTCCGCGGCGGGGATGCCGATGTACGGCGTGCCGCCGAACCTGATGCCGGGAGGTGGCGGGCACGCGGCGCCGGAATGGGCGGCGCATGCACGGCCGCCCTACTAG